One region of Pieris rapae chromosome Z, ilPieRapa1.1, whole genome shotgun sequence genomic DNA includes:
- the LOC110997609 gene encoding N(G),N(G)-dimethylarginine dimethylaminohydrolase 1 — translation MDFKMHDYTHVIVSKSSPRHDRADINDSRRQYDCYIRLLSELNLEIIEVEAGSSFPEAVVLEDIALVCHGIALILKPKTGQEHLVKSVKQALENDLGQTVIELSDPDAKLLGSDVLFTGREFFVGICETSNEAGASAVAAAFPEFPCTPIKVTKGAQHLKKYITVAGPDILCVAASKEAKELLKRMEREASFSYQTLTVPEEEAANCLYVNGTLIHRAIEEIPQSFKVFCEKIDFSRRSICFSELSKISSGLSACCLLLRKPFTT, via the exons atggaTTTCAAAATGCATGACTACACCCATGTTATCGTTAGTAAATCTTCGCCGCGACACGACCGGGCTGATATTAATGACTCAAGACGCCAATACGATTGCTATATAAGACTACTGAGTGAATTGAATTTGGAAATAATTGAAGTCGAAGCTGGTTCATCATTCCCTGAGGCCGTCGTACTGGAAGACATTGCACTTGTATGCCATGGCATAGCTCTGATTCTCAAACCAAAAACGGGACAAGAACACTTA gtaaaaTCTGTAAAACAAGCTCTTGAAAATGACCTTGGCCAAACAGTAATTGAATTGTCTGACCCTGATGCTAAGTTGCTGGGATCGGATGTCTTGTTTACAG GTCGTGAGTTTTTTGTTGGTATTTGTGAAACAAGCAATGAGGCTGGTGCAAGTGCAGTGGCAGCAGCTTTTCCTGAATTTCCATGTACGCCTATCAAG GTTACAAAAGGTGCACAGCATTTGAAGAAATACATAACAGTTGCTGGACCAGATATTTTATGTGTAGCGGCAAGCAAGGAAGCAAAGGAGTTGTTGAAACGAATGGAAAGAGAAGCAAGTTTCTCATATCAGACACTCACAGTGCCTGAAGAAGAAGCAGCCAATTGTCTATATGTCAATGGTACATTGATACACAGAGCTATAGAGGAGATACCACAGTCGTTTAAG gtgttttgtgagaaaattgATTTCTCCCGCCGATCGATATGTTTCTCGGAGCTGTCGAAGATATCGTCGGGGCTTAGTGCTTGCTGCTTGCTGTTAAGGAAGCcatttacaacataa
- the LOC110997559 gene encoding nucleobindin-2 isoform X2 has protein sequence MRLTLCTIFLIATLHGSFAPPVTQDKAKDDSEIKDDLDDYMEYHRYLKEVVQALESDPDFRERLEKADEEDVRTGKIAEHLDFVNHNVRTKLDEIKRRELDRLRHLATKQFEITNNLEHEGKVPTSDHLDHHNPHTFEIEDLKKLIKKTTEDLEAADKQRKEQFKEYEMQKEFEKHQKLEGMDETQKKEYMDKIKTEEEAKKQHKPLHHPVTRGQLLELWKNEKMDKDFDPKVFFMMHDVDGNGVWDADEVKALFIKELDKLYGPGGPNKDLHERAEEMERMREHVFKENDKNHDGLIDFHEFMTETQRAEFNQDDGWKSIDENQIYTQQEYTEYERRRLEELQYLQQRGLVDAHGRPVPGAEHQLHQYQQQVYQQQQQAYHQQQQAYQQNQHYQGNQHYPGQMPPQGYMPPQGQLPPQGYMPPQGQMPAQGHMPPQGNMPPQGQMPPQGQMPPQGQMPPQGQMPPQGQMPPQGQMPPQGQLPPQGQIPPQRQMPPQGNMPPQGQMPPQGQMPNQGQAPPQGQMPNQGQMPPQGQVPPQGQMPPQGQISPQGQMTQGQAPPQGQIPQGQIPQAQMTQGQSPPQGQAQVPQGQGLNQVPSGNH, from the exons ATGAGGCTCACAttgtgtacaatatttttgattgcTACTCTTCATGGGTCTTTTGCACCTCCGGTAACCCAAGATAAAGCAAAGGATGATAGTGAAATCAAAGATGACTTG GATGATTATATGGAGTATCATCGTTACCTTAAAGAAGTTGTCCAAGCCCTCGAAAGTGATCCAGACTTTCGTGAAAGACTCGAAAAAGCTGATGAAGAGGATGTCAGG ACTGGCAAAATTGCGGAGCATCTTGACTTTGTCAATCATAATGTTAGGACCAAACTAGACGAAATCAAACGGAGGGAATTGGATCGACTACGTCATTTAGCTACGAAG CAATTTGAAATCACTAACAACCTTGAACACGAAGGAAAAGTACCGACAAGTGATCATTTAGATCATCACAATCCACATACATTTGAAATTGAGGATCTGAAGAaacttataaagaaaacaactGAGGACTTGGAAGCTGCTGATAAACAGAGAAAGGAACAATTTAAG GAATATGAAATGCAAAAGGAATTTGAGAAACATCAGAAATTGGAAGGTATGGATGAAACACAAAAGAAAGAATATATGGATAAAATAAAGACTGAAGAAGAGGCTAAGAAACAACACAAACCG CTTCACCATCCAGTGACGAGAGGTCAATTGTTAGAATTGTGGAAAAACGAAAAAATGGACAAAGATTTCGACCCCAAAGTGTTTTTCATGATGCATG ATGTTGACGGTAATGGCGTGTGGGACGCGGACGAGGTAAAAGCATTATTTATCAAGGAGTTAGACAAATTGTATGGACCTGGAGGTCCTAACAAGGATTTGCATGAGAGAGCCGAGGAAATGGAAAGGATGAGGGAACACGTGTTCAAAGAAAATGACAAGAACCACGATGGTTTGATTGACTTCCACGAATTTATGACTGAGACCCAACGGGCTGAGTTTAACCAAGATGACG GATGGAAATCCATTGATGAGAATCAAATTTATACACAACAAGAGTATACTGAGTATGAACGCAGGCGTTTGGAGGAGTTACAGTATCTTCAGCAACGTGGCCTG gtGGACGCCCACGGTCGTCCAGTTCCGGGTGCAGAACACCAATTACATCAATACCAACAGCAGGTGTATCAACAGCAGCAACAGGCGTATCATCAACAACAACAAGCTTATCAACAAAATCAACATTACCAGGGTAACCAACATTATCCAGGACAGATGCCACCTCAGGGTTATATGCCGCCTCAAGGACAGCTGCCGCCTCAGGGTTATATGCCACCTCAAGGACAGATGCCAGCCCAAGGTCATATGCCACCTCAGGGTAATATGCCGCCTCAAGGACAGATGCCCCCTCAAGGACAGATGCCCCCTCAAGGACAGATGCCCCCTCAAGGACAGATGCCCCCTCAAGGACAGATGCCCCCTCAGGGACAGATGCCCCCTCAGGGACAGTTGCCGCCTCAGGGACAGATACCACCTCAGAGACAGATGCCACCACAGGGTAACATGCCTCCTCAGGGACAGATGCCACCTCAGGGACAGATGCCAAATCAAGGACAGGCGCCACCTCAAGGACAGATGCCTAATCAGGGACAGATGCCACCCCAAGGACAGGTGCCACCCCAGGGACAAATGCCTCCACAAGGACAAATATCCCCCCAAGGACAAATGACACAAGGACAAGCGCCACCTCAAGGACAGATTCCGCAGGGGCAGATACCCCAAGCTCAAATGACTCAAGGGCAATCCCCACCTCAAGGACAAGCCCAAGTTCCACAAGGTCAAGGTCTTAATCAAGTCCCATCTGGAAACCActag
- the LOC110997559 gene encoding nucleobindin-2 isoform X1 — protein MRLTLCTIFLIATLHGSFAPPVTQDKAKDDSEIKDDLDDYMEYHRYLKEVVQALESDPDFRERLEKADEEDVRTGKIAEHLDFVNHNVRTKLDEIKRRELDRLRHLATKQFEITNNLEHEGKVPTSDHLDHHNPHTFEIEDLKKLIKKTTEDLEAADKQRKEQFKEYEMQKEFEKHQKLEGMDETQKKEYMDKIKTEEEAKKQHKPIHHPGSKQQLEEVWEKQDHMDQQFDPKAFFMMHDVDGNGVWDADEVKALFIKELDKLYGPGGPNKDLHERAEEMERMREHVFKENDKNHDGLIDFHEFMTETQRAEFNQDDGWKSIDENQIYTQQEYTEYERRRLEELQYLQQRGLVDAHGRPVPGAEHQLHQYQQQVYQQQQQAYHQQQQAYQQNQHYQGNQHYPGQMPPQGYMPPQGQLPPQGYMPPQGQMPAQGHMPPQGNMPPQGQMPPQGQMPPQGQMPPQGQMPPQGQMPPQGQMPPQGQLPPQGQIPPQRQMPPQGNMPPQGQMPPQGQMPNQGQAPPQGQMPNQGQMPPQGQVPPQGQMPPQGQISPQGQMTQGQAPPQGQIPQGQIPQAQMTQGQSPPQGQAQVPQGQGLNQVPSGNH, from the exons ATGAGGCTCACAttgtgtacaatatttttgattgcTACTCTTCATGGGTCTTTTGCACCTCCGGTAACCCAAGATAAAGCAAAGGATGATAGTGAAATCAAAGATGACTTG GATGATTATATGGAGTATCATCGTTACCTTAAAGAAGTTGTCCAAGCCCTCGAAAGTGATCCAGACTTTCGTGAAAGACTCGAAAAAGCTGATGAAGAGGATGTCAGG ACTGGCAAAATTGCGGAGCATCTTGACTTTGTCAATCATAATGTTAGGACCAAACTAGACGAAATCAAACGGAGGGAATTGGATCGACTACGTCATTTAGCTACGAAG CAATTTGAAATCACTAACAACCTTGAACACGAAGGAAAAGTACCGACAAGTGATCATTTAGATCATCACAATCCACATACATTTGAAATTGAGGATCTGAAGAaacttataaagaaaacaactGAGGACTTGGAAGCTGCTGATAAACAGAGAAAGGAACAATTTAAG GAATATGAAATGCAAAAGGAATTTGAGAAACATCAGAAATTGGAAGGTATGGATGAAACACAAAAGAAAGAATATATGGATAAAATAAAGACTGAAGAAGAGGCTAAGAAACAACACAAACCG ATCCACCATCCGGGATCCAAACAGCAATTAGAGGAAGTATGGGAGAAACAAGACCATATGGACCAACAATTTGACCCTAAAGCATTCTTCATGATGCACG ATGTTGACGGTAATGGCGTGTGGGACGCGGACGAGGTAAAAGCATTATTTATCAAGGAGTTAGACAAATTGTATGGACCTGGAGGTCCTAACAAGGATTTGCATGAGAGAGCCGAGGAAATGGAAAGGATGAGGGAACACGTGTTCAAAGAAAATGACAAGAACCACGATGGTTTGATTGACTTCCACGAATTTATGACTGAGACCCAACGGGCTGAGTTTAACCAAGATGACG GATGGAAATCCATTGATGAGAATCAAATTTATACACAACAAGAGTATACTGAGTATGAACGCAGGCGTTTGGAGGAGTTACAGTATCTTCAGCAACGTGGCCTG gtGGACGCCCACGGTCGTCCAGTTCCGGGTGCAGAACACCAATTACATCAATACCAACAGCAGGTGTATCAACAGCAGCAACAGGCGTATCATCAACAACAACAAGCTTATCAACAAAATCAACATTACCAGGGTAACCAACATTATCCAGGACAGATGCCACCTCAGGGTTATATGCCGCCTCAAGGACAGCTGCCGCCTCAGGGTTATATGCCACCTCAAGGACAGATGCCAGCCCAAGGTCATATGCCACCTCAGGGTAATATGCCGCCTCAAGGACAGATGCCCCCTCAAGGACAGATGCCCCCTCAAGGACAGATGCCCCCTCAAGGACAGATGCCCCCTCAAGGACAGATGCCCCCTCAGGGACAGATGCCCCCTCAGGGACAGTTGCCGCCTCAGGGACAGATACCACCTCAGAGACAGATGCCACCACAGGGTAACATGCCTCCTCAGGGACAGATGCCACCTCAGGGACAGATGCCAAATCAAGGACAGGCGCCACCTCAAGGACAGATGCCTAATCAGGGACAGATGCCACCCCAAGGACAGGTGCCACCCCAGGGACAAATGCCTCCACAAGGACAAATATCCCCCCAAGGACAAATGACACAAGGACAAGCGCCACCTCAAGGACAGATTCCGCAGGGGCAGATACCCCAAGCTCAAATGACTCAAGGGCAATCCCCACCTCAAGGACAAGCCCAAGTTCCACAAGGTCAAGGTCTTAATCAAGTCCCATCTGGAAACCActag
- the LOC110997587 gene encoding chitinase-like protein EN03: MKIILTLAGVLALAVSTPTPAQSKVVCYYDSKSYVRESQARMLPLDLDPALSFCTHLVYGYAGIQPDTYKMVPLNENLDVDRSHANYRAITNFKSKYPGLKVLLSVGGDADKEEEQKYNLLLESPQARTAFVNSGMLLAEQHGFDGIDLAWQFARIKPKKVRSTWGSIWHGIKKTFGTTLVDEKEAEHREGYTALVRELKQAMTLKQMQLSISVLPNVNSSIYYDVPAIINLVDIVNLHAYDYYTAARNPKEADYSAPTYKPQNRNELLNVDAAISYWLTGGAPSSKIVVGIATYARTWKLDSDSEISGVPPLHTDGPGEAGPYTKTEGLLSYPEVCAKLINPNHQKGMRPHLRKVTDPSKRFGTYAFRLPDDNGDPGLWVSYEDPDTAGQKASYVKSKNLGGVSIVDLSMDDFRGLCTGDKYPILRAAKYRL; encoded by the exons ATGAAGATTATATTAACATTGGCCGGGGTCTTGGCCCTTGCTGTCTCCACACCGACTCCTGCCCAATCCAAGGTGGTCTGCTACTATGACAGCAAGAGTTATGTACGAGAAT CTCAAGCACGTATGCTGCCATTGGACCTGGATCCAGCACTGTCCTTCTGCACACACCTTGTCTATGGATATGCCGGAATCCAGCCTGACACTTACAAGATGGTGCCGCTGAACGAAAACCTCGATGTAGACCGCTCCCATGCGAACTATCGGGCTATCACTAactttaaaagcaaatatCCCGGACTCAAAGTTCTCCTCTCCGTTGGAGGAGATGCTGATAAGGAAGAGGAACAGAAATACAACCTTCTG ttggaATCGCCACAAGCTAGAACTGCTTTTGTCAACTCGGGCATGTTGTTAGCCGAACAACATGGTTTCGATGGTATCGACCTTGCGTGGCAATTCGCCCGGATCAAGCCGAAGAAAGTTAGATCTACATGgg gttCCATTTGGCACGGCATCAAAAAAACCTTCGGCACTACTCTCGTCGATGAGAAAGAGGCTGAACACCGCGAAGGTTACACTGCTTTAGTAAGAGAATTGAAACAAGCCATGACTCTCAAGCAAATGCAGCTATCTATCTCTGTTCTACCTAATGTCAATTCTTCAA TTTACTATGATGTCCCCGCTATCATTAACTTAGTAGATATTGTAAATCTACACGCTTATGATTACTACACTGCAGCTAGAAACCCTAAAGAAGCTGATTACAGTGCACCTACATACAAGCCTCAAAACCGTAATGAGCTCCTCAATGTGGACGCTGCCATCTCCTACTG GTTAACGGGAGGAGCGCCCAGTTCCAAGATCGTCGTAGGAATCGCCACCTATGCACGAACTTGGAAACTGGACTCTGACAGTGAGATAAGTGGCGTCCCACCGCTTCACACCGACGGCCCCGGAGAAGcag GACCATACACAAAAACGGAAGGTCTCCTCAGCTACCCTGAAGTGTGCGCGAAGTTGATAAATCCCAACCACCAAAAGGGTATGAGACCACATTTGAGGAAGGTCACGGATCCCAGCAAACGCTTCG GTACTTACGCTTTCCGTCTTCCTGACGACAACGGTGATCCAGGTTTGTGGGTGAGCTACGAAGACCCAGACACGGCTGGACAGAAGGCCAGCTACGTAAA GTCAAAGAACTTAGGCGGCGTTTCCATTGTCGACCTCTCAATGGATGACTTCCGCGGCTTGTGCACCGGTGACAAATACCCGATTCTTCGGGCTGCGAAATACCGACTGTaa